From a region of the Falco peregrinus isolate bFalPer1 chromosome 5, bFalPer1.pri, whole genome shotgun sequence genome:
- the CBARP gene encoding LOW QUALITY PROTEIN: voltage-dependent calcium channel beta subunit-associated regulatory protein (The sequence of the model RefSeq protein was modified relative to this genomic sequence to represent the inferred CDS: deleted 1 base in 1 codon), whose protein sequence is MSDDPTPWDNATESATVVPGEGSPQDGYVLLLALLSIFIGGTLVLLSGILIICRRCCEANRRHSRASDDPEKTTTTYLDDSQPAQDITIKVEEPDCLSSSSYRDVENERFLSSSSSTARRVSFNEATLFDQGKKTQEKGRRYTLTEGDFHHLKNARLTHLHLPPPALKIVTIHECESSENSLAMTPRLPPPKPGLAIFQPPTGALPQPALPSHAVCPSSALPGDTYNSTVDTSFTEASPSASSDSGEGPLFAAAPRSGKVAGGGGAGPGEPPPAPAQGTVLQFFTRLRRHASLDGASPYFKIKKWKLESTQRASSLDTRGSPKRRQFQRQRAASESMDQEDWDPHQTDIIQYIAHTDDVAFHPAGGPFLPSPTSPPPSLGRLEPGEGGTGSPSEAGGPEQPSAYHDIWSLRASLELYASSERSNDQDSVRSDGGDSISSAGGMPPCPSSSLDEAEGPEEKLWGRPKVEESEPGTRKLLQMDSGYASIEAPSRGGEEGPPKDQTASEKRICFTSAGRKGTIFESFEGQELEAEEEEEEEEEEEEGSTAWGAAGGGPPRPHSPLAWSPYGQMFPGRDALPRRDYSIDEKTDALFNAFVRHDPQFDESPLRGKHRSRTHLRKQWQHTKQYSDPGVRYPALERHRTPLRRGDSANYPLDARFHSPLPRIVSAGDEEAAEAADGVPPAPALPDPEIQVIVEEPGEVVPEPKAGSEPPRDHDCPGPGRCLGLGSGSELMDKIAGGLEERLYGHLRKAGDSTECVVAVAASDAPPDHSPV, encoded by the exons ATGAGCGATGACCCGACACCCTGGGACAACGCGACGGAGAGTGCCACG gtggtgccTGGCGAGGGTTCCCCCCAGGATGGCTACGTGCTGCTCCTTGCCCTGCTCTCCATCTTCATCGGGGGCACCCTGGTCCTGCTCTCTGGCATCCTGATCATCTGCCGCCGGTGCTGCGAGGCCAACCGCCGGCACTCCAG AGCCAGTGATGACCCTGAGAAAACTACCACCACCTACCTGGACGACTCACAGCCAGCCCAGG ATATCACCATCAAAGTGGAGGAACCCGACTGCCTATCGTCCTCCAGCTACCGGGATGTGGAGAATGAGCGGTTTctgtcctccagctcctccactGCCCGCCGTGTCTCCTTCAACGAGGCCACTCTCTTTGACCAGGGCAAGAAGAcccaggagaaggggaggag GTACACGCTGACAGAGGGGGACTTCCACCACCTGAAGAACGCCCGCCTGACCCACCTGCACCTCCCACCACCTGCCCTCAAGATTGTCACCATCCACGAGTGCGAGTCCAGCGAGAACAGCCTGGCCATGaccccccgcctgcccccccccaaGCCTGGCCTTGCCATCTTCCAG CCCCCCACAggggccctgccccagccggcGCTGCCCAGCCATGCTGtgtgccccagctctgccctgcccggGGACACCTACAACTCCACCGTGGACACCAGCTTCACCGAGGCCAGCCCGTCCGCCTCCTCCGACTCCGGGGAGGGCCCTTTG ttcgcagcagcacccaggagcGGGAaggtggctggggggggcggtgctggccccggggagccccccccagcccctgcacagGGCACCGTCCTGCAGTTCTTCACCCGCCTGCGCCGCCATGCCAGCCTGGACGGGGCCAGCCCCTACTTTAAGATCAAGAAGTGGAAGCTGGAGAGCACCCAGCGGGCGTCCAGCCTGGACACGAGAG GGTCCCCCAAACGGCGGCAGTTCCAGCGGCAGCGGGCAGCCAGCGAGAGCATGGACCAGGAGGACTGGGACCCTCACCAGACAGACATCATCCAGTACATCGCCCACACGGATGATGTGGCCTTCCACCCCGCGGGCGGCCCTTTCCTGCCctcccccaccagccccccacccTCTCTCGGCAG GCTAGAGCCGGGCGAggggggcacaggcagccccagcgAGGCTGGTGGCCCGGAGCAGCCCAGCGCCTACCATGACATCTGGAGCCTGCGTGCCTCGCTGGAGCTGTATGCCTCCTCGGAGCGGAGCAACGACCAGGACTCTGTGCGCAGTGACGGC GGGGACAGCATCTCCTCTGCTGGTGGcatgcccccctgcccctcctcctccctggatGAGGCCGAAGGCCCCGAGGAGAAGCTCTGGGGTCGGCCCAAGGTGGAGGAGTCGGAGCCTGGCACGCgcaagctgctgcagatggACAGTGGCTACGCCTCCATCGAGGCGCCCAGCcgggggggtgaggaggggcCCCCCAAGGACCAGACGGCCTCCGAGAAGCGCATTTGCTTCACCAGCGCAGGGCGGAAAGGTACCATCTTTGAGAGCTTCGAGGGCCAGGAGCtggaggcggaggaggaggaggaagaggaggaggaggaggaggaggggagcacGGCCTGGGGCGCAGCGGGTGGGGGACCCCCCcgtccccacagccccctggcCTGGTCCCCCTACGGGCAGATGTTCCCAGGGCGGGATGCGCTGCCCCGGCGGGACTACAGCATCGACGAGAAGACAGACGCCCTGTTCAACGCCTTTGTGCGCCACGACCCCCAGTTCGACGAGTCCCCGCTGCGGGGGAAGCACCGCTCCCGCACCCACCTCCGCAAGCAGTGGCAGCACACCAAGCAGTACAGCGACCCCGGCGTGCGCTACCCCGCGCTGGAGCGGCACCGCACGCCCCTGCGCCGTGGGGACAGCGCCAACTACCCCCTGGATGCCCGCTtccacagccccctgccccgcatcGTCAGCGCTGGCGACGAggaggcggcggaggcggcTGATGgggtcccccctgccccagcactgcccgACCCCGAGATCCAGGTGATCGTGGAAGAGCCCGGAGAGGTGGTCCCTGAGCCCAAGGCTGGCTCCGAGCCCCCCAGGGACCATGACTGCCCTGGCCCCGggaggtgcctggggctgggctccGGCTCGGAGCTGATGGACAAGATTGCCGGCGGCCTCGAGGAGCGGCTCTATGGGCACTTGAGGAAGGCAGGAGACAGCACCGAGTGCGTGGTGGCCGTGGCGGCCAGCGATGCCCCCCCTGACCACAGCCCTGTTTAG
- the ATP5F1D gene encoding ATP synthase subunit delta, mitochondrial, with protein MEESRLHGDPAGTGRPLSGGGGRSPRSPGCPPTAGTRGRRRCPRRGPRDRGTPVLPRSQTWEPSSGAEHAGSCSPPPSRPAPRRPLALAAAMFRARRLLPRLFARRALLPPPRARGYAEPAGGPVPMAFTFASPTQVFYNGANVKQVDVPTLTGSFGILASHVPTLQVLKPGVVTVYAEDGTATKYFVSSGSVTVHADSTVQVLAEEAVTMDMLDLVTAKSNLEKAVSEMAAASDEAAKAEAQIKVEANEALVKALE; from the exons ATGGAGGAATCCCGTCTCCATGGCGACCCGGCGGGAACAGGACGGCCATTGTCTGGAGGAGGGGGCCGGTCCCCGCGGTCCCCGGGCTGTCCCCCCACGGCGGGGACacggggccgccgccggtgcCCACGGCGGGGGCCGCGGGACCGGGGGACACCGGTGCTGCCGCGGTCCCAGACGTGGGAGCCG TCGAGCGGCGCGGAGCACGCCGGGAGCTGCAGTCCGCCGCCGTCCCGGcctgccccgcgccgcccgctcGCCCTTGCCGCCGCCATGTTCCGcgcccgccgcctcctcccgcGGCTCTTCGCCCGCCgggcgctgctgccgccgccgcgcgcCCGCGGCTATGCCGAGCCTGCCGGCGGCCCGGTGCCCATGGCCTTCACCTTCGCCTCGCCCACGCAG GTGTTTTACAATGGTGCCAATGTGAAGCAGGTGGACGTGCCCACACTGACCGGCTCCTTCGGTATCCTGGCCTCTCACGTCCCCACCCTCCAGGTCCTCAAACCAGGAGTCGTGACAGTCTATGCTGAGGATGGCACGGCCACCAAGTACTTCG TGAGCAGCGGCTCAGTCACGGTCCACGCAGACTCCACCGTGCaggtgctggcagaggaggcGGTGACGATGGACATGCTGGATCTGGTT ACCGCAAAATCAAACTTGGAGAAGGCAGTTTCAGAGATGGCTGCAGCATCTGATGAAGCAGCTAAAGCAGAAGCTCAGATTAAAGTAGAAGCTAATGAAGCCCTTGTAAAAGCCCTGGAGTAA